In Gammaproteobacteria bacterium, a single genomic region encodes these proteins:
- a CDS encoding ABC transporter permease: MSMLDLAVKSLWNRRLAAVFTLCAIAFSVTLLLGVERLRTEARSGFANTISGVDLIVGARSGGVQLLLYSIFHIGSATNNIDWQSYQDIAAQPQTRWVVPISLGDSHRGYRVVGTEPAFFEHYRFAGDRTPSFAEGGIFQTPFEAVLGADVARSLGYRLGQVIVLAHGAGEVTLMEHANMPFRVSGILRRTGTPIDRSILVSLQGITAIHIGWEAGVPMPGLHVNPEQAMHMNLTPKTVTALLVGLKSRIATFRVQRYINDYRGEPLLAILPGATLQELWDLVGVGERVLLAVSAFVVVVGMAGMLTVLLAGLEARRREMAVLRSVGAHPRQILTLILGETAALTLAGIALGVVLLYALILILRPVLESQWGLYLGLAPPTPRELGLLGTVFGVGLLSGLLPAWLAYHRSLADGLTVRL; encoded by the coding sequence CTGGCGGCGGTGTTCACCCTGTGTGCGATCGCCTTCAGCGTGACCCTGCTGCTCGGGGTGGAACGCCTGCGCACCGAGGCGCGCAGCGGTTTCGCCAACACCATCTCCGGGGTCGACCTGATCGTGGGCGCGCGCAGCGGCGGCGTGCAGCTGCTGCTGTATTCGATCTTCCACATCGGCAGCGCGACCAACAACATCGACTGGCAGAGCTACCAGGATATTGCCGCCCAGCCCCAGACCCGCTGGGTGGTGCCGATCTCGCTCGGCGACTCCCATCGCGGCTACCGCGTGGTGGGGACGGAGCCGGCGTTCTTCGAGCACTACCGCTTCGCCGGCGACCGCACGCCGTCCTTCGCGGAGGGAGGCATCTTCCAGACGCCCTTTGAGGCCGTGCTCGGCGCCGACGTCGCGCGCAGCCTGGGGTATCGGCTCGGGCAGGTGATCGTGCTCGCCCACGGCGCCGGCGAGGTGACCCTGATGGAGCACGCCAACATGCCCTTCCGCGTGAGCGGCATCCTCAGGCGCACCGGCACGCCGATCGACCGCTCGATCCTGGTCAGCCTGCAGGGCATCACCGCGATCCACATCGGCTGGGAGGCCGGCGTACCGATGCCCGGCCTGCACGTGAACCCGGAACAGGCGATGCACATGAATCTGACGCCAAAGACCGTCACCGCGCTGCTGGTCGGCCTGAAGTCCCGCATCGCGACCTTCCGTGTGCAGCGCTACATCAATGACTACCGCGGTGAACCGCTGCTCGCGATCCTGCCCGGGGCGACCCTGCAGGAGCTGTGGGACCTGGTCGGCGTGGGCGAGCGCGTGCTGCTCGCGGTGTCGGCGTTCGTGGTGGTCGTCGGCATGGCCGGCATGCTGACCGTGCTGCTGGCGGGGCTGGAGGCGCGGCGGCGGGAGATGGCGGTGCTGCGTTCGGTCGGGGCGCACCCGCGCCAGATCCTGACCCTGATCCTCGGGGAGACGGCGGCGCTGACGCTGGCGGGGATCGCCCTAGGGGTGGTCCTGCTCTACGCCCTGATCCTGATCCTGCGACCGGTGCTGGAGTCGCAGTGGGGCCTGTACCTCGGACTTGCGCCGCCGACGCCGCGCGAGCTCGGACTGCTGGGGACGGTCTTCGGCGTCGGTCTGCTGAGCGGTCTGCTGCCGGCCTGGCTCGCCTACCACCGTTCGCTCGCCGACGGGCTGACGGTTCGATTATGA